TCGCCGGAAAGGCCAGGAAGTGATCGAATACCCATCCCTGGACGACTATGTTCGTGGTATCCTGCACGAAGGCCCATTTTCCCTTCATCCCGCCGATGGTTTCCTCGCCAGGCTTGATATGGAGAACCGTGACCTTCCTGCTCACCGGGAGCTGGCAGATAACTTTGGATGTTACCACCGGGCGGTTTCGGAGATTGACCACGTTGCCGGTGATCAGCGCGAAGCGCTGGTATACGGTTTCAAATTGCCCCTTGACGCACTGACCCGAGAGGCACCCCTTTCCCAGCTTCGGGACCTCCACCTCCTGCGAAGAGCTTCCCGATTTCGAGCAGGCCGCAGGCAGCATCAGCATTATGATTAATACGAGATATATCGACGAAAGCATTGATCTCATGTTGGTGTCTCCATGATATGGCTGTGATTTTCAGCAAAAGTAAAAAATCGAATGTTTAATGTCAAGAGTTTCGTCAAGGATGGTGTCGTTTTGGACATCCTTTTAGGATCGGGGGCATCAACATAAAAAGCCCCCTCGCGGGAGGGGGCTTTTTGCATCCTTATATGAAAGCGATTATGCCATGCTATTTGACATTGGGATCTTTGGGCGTGATCCACTTGATCAGCTCGGCTATGTCTTTTTCCTTGGGAAAGGTCTGGATCATCTCCTTCTCGTCGTCGACGTTGCCGTAGACCACCTCGTTGGCGAGCTTGCCGATAAGGCTTTCGATGTCCTTGTCGGTATTCTTGTAGATGAAGATGAGGTCCGAGCCTGACTTGTAGCCCCAGTTGAACCCGTCCTTGGCCGTAACGGTAAATGTCTCGGTTACGCCGTCGCCGTCGGAGTCTTCGCAGGCGTAGATCGTGCCGTCATAGGCCCGGGCTTTGACAAAGGTATAGTATTTGTCATTATATTTTCCTATATCTTCTATGTAGATGGGACGGGGAAGGGGCTTTCGATTGATGAAGATGTCGGCCTCTTTCCGGTTTCTCAGGATCTGGTGCAGCTTGTCAACGTGCTCCTTTATGAACTTGTCCCGTATCGATTTGTAAAATGTGCCGAAGTTGGAGGTTACGAATTCCTCGTTGGAATTTTTCATGATCAGGGTGCGGCGGTCGTAGATCTCGATAAAATCCGGCTTGGTGTTTATCTTGTTGGGCCAGACAATATCAAAATCGTTTTCGCTGTTCTCGTTGCGCATCGCGGATTTCCATCTCCGAATCTTGGCCTCGTAGAGGTCTTCATATCCGTCAACAAGAAGGAACATCTTCCGGTCCTTGATGACCAGGAGGGATTCAAAGGAGTTATCCCTGAGAATATCGATGTTTTTTTCGATATGCTGGAAGGCCACCCGGTCATTGTCATAGCTCGAAACCTTCATGGGGTTTATCGGGGAAAAATCAAAATCGCGTGAAAACAGGCTTATCGCGCCAAGCATGACTATGATAAAGATACCGGCCGTGATGAATTTCCATTGTTTTTGTAATTTCATAGTAACACCGTTATGTATAATTTCCGGAAATACTCGTTTATTTGGAATAAATATCGGTATTATGGATATTTTTCTTGAATATTAAGTTATTATTACTGGAATAATAAATGGCCCCGGCAGGCCTGGCGGCCGGAAAAAAAGGCTCGGCGGAATTGAAAAATCTTGACAACAGGCGCCTTTCCACGGTACATCTTACCATTGAAATCAATGTGTCACTTCACTTGAGCATCCTCATAAGCATAATCGGGCATCCGGCAAGCGGTTTTCTGCAACTGCCCGGTCATGGCGTATAGAGGGCCTGTAATATAGAGAAAAACCGTTGCCTCAATGGACATGTGACACACCTCCCGCAATTTCTGTTTTAGGAAGAGGAACCGTCATGAAGAAAATAACATTGCTGACCCTGACCATGGTCATCATCGCGTTATCCGGATGCGATATCAATAAAAAGCAGATACGCACCGATCAGGACCGTAAAACGGGGGACCGCAAGACAGAAGATCGTAAAACAGATGATCGCAAAGCCTCTGAGGACGTGGACGCCCGGAAAGGAAAAAAAGATGTCAAGGCCGAGAAGGGGATTCCCTGGAACGGCGGCAGGTACGTGGGCGAAACGAGAAAGGGGAAGCCCCATGGCAAGGGGGTCCTGTATATCCTGGATAAAGACGGCAATGTCATCAAGACGATAGAAGGCACCTTTGAAAACGGCGTGCCCGTTGGCGAGGTCGTCGTGTCGGAATTCGACTCGAAGGGAAGGCTCATCAGCAAGTACACGGGAACGTTAAAGAACGGGAACTTTGACAGGGGCACCCTGGTGACCTATCATGAAAACGGAAAGGTCGCCAGCGCCTACACCGGGACTTTCCGGGACAACAAGCCCCATGGCGACGGCGCCCTGAAAACCTACGATGAGCGGGGCGTCCTCCGGAGCGAATATACGGGCGAATTTGAGAACGGCAAGCCCGACGGCAAGGGGACCCTTATTACCTATGATAAGGACGGGAAGATCGTTTCAAAGATCGTCGGCACTTTTTATGAGGGAAGGCCCAGCGGTCCCGCAGACGTGTACACCTATGATAAGGACGGCAGGCTTCTCAGCAAGATATCGGGGAGATACCTGAACGGCACGGTCAACGGCGAGGCCACCATCATCACCTATGACAAGGACGGCAAGGAGAAGACCAAGTACACCGGCAGGGTGAAAGACGGCAAGCCCGACGGGGAAGGGACCCTCATCACCTACGACAGGAACGGGAATATCGTGAGCAAGTATACCGGCTCTTTCAAGGACGGCAAGCCCGACGGCGATGGAAAGCTGGTCAAGTATAACAAGGACGGCGCGATCATGGAGGAGTACACGGGCCAGTTCAAGGACGGCAAGCCCGAAGGCGACGGCGTCCTCGTCACCTATAACGATAAGGGCGTGATGACGAGCAAGTATGAAGGAAAGTTCAAGGACGGCTTGAAGCACGGCGACGGCACCCTCTACACCTATGACGAGAACGGCAGGCTCATAAAGAAATACGTGGGCGAGTTCAGCAAGGGGGTGCGCGACGGCCAGGGCTCCGAGTTCGTCTATAACGATAAGGGGAAGGTGATACGCAAGTACCTCGGCATGTATCTCAACGACAGGGAGACCGGCGAGGCGTCGATCCTGACCTATGACGATGACGGGAACCTGGTGTCCCATTATCTCGGACAGGTCATCGACGGCAAGCCCAACGGCGACGGCACCCTCCTCACCTATGACAGGGACGGCAGGCTCAAGACGAAATACATCGGCCAGTTTCTTGACGGCAAGCCCCACGGCGACGGCTCCCTCTTCGTCTACGACGAGAAGGGTAACATCGTCAGCAGGTTCTATGCCAGCTGGAGCTACGGCGTCATGATGAAGGAGAAGAAGCTCACCGTCGGCGAAGGCGATTCCTACACCGGCGACTGGAAGAACGGGCAGAAGCACGGTTTCGGCACCTACACATGGGGCAAGAGGTCCGAATGGTTCGGCGCCAAGTATGTCGGCCAGTTCGAGAATGACCGGCGGAGCGGCCAGGGGTCCCTCATACTTCCCTCGGGGGACAAGTATGTGGGAGAATTCAAGGACGGCAGGATACACGGCAAGGGCGTCTGGTTCTACATTGACGGCTCACGCTATTTCGGCCGCTTCAAGGAAGGGGAGCGCGACGGCCGGGGAACGAAGATATGGGCAGACGGCATGAAGTATGTCAGCGACCTGGACAGCTACTATCACAGCCAGAAGAACGCTTACTGGCCCAACGAAAAGAAATACATCATGAAAGAATGCCCCGAGAAGAACAAGAGCGGCAAGGGAACCTTCGTGTGGGAAGAGGACGAGGAGTACGATGATTCCCGGGAAGACGGGAAATAGCGATACGCCATGTCCCTGAGAATCAAGGTCATTGCGGCGGGGGCCGTTTTCCTGGTCATCGGCCTGTTCCTCTATTTTACGCTTCGCTTCACCAATGTCGAAAACGAGCGGCTCGGTTCGCTCGTAAGGACCACCAACAGCATCGTCGGTGAATACCGCGACCTGGAAAAGCGCCTGGCCGCCGAGAACAGGGTGCCGGCCCCGGGGGACCTTTCCGGCTTTCTCGAATCGGCCCACAGGAAATACCGCCAGGTCGCCCTGATGGCCGTCACGGACAGGACCCTGTCGGTCCGTCTCTCCAGCAAGAATGACCGTTACATACACACCGTCGACCTCTTTGAAGCCATTTTAAAGGATTTCACCCAGGACAAGTTCAACATTACAAAGGACAATCCCTACGTTGTCCGGTATTACGATGAAAAGACGGCGCGAGGCGTGGAGCAGCTCCGGTTCTATGTCTTTCTCACGAGGATCGGCGGATACCGCCTTCTCGTGGTCTATCCCCATGCCGTGGGCGGCACGGTCATCACCAGGTCCGTTCTGGAAGTGTCTCTGCTGGTATTATTGATCGTTATCATTACCGCCGCGGCGTATATAATGGCCTCGAAAAAGCCGACGCAGCAGGGCAGTGACGAAGGCCGAATCATTGACCTGAGCCTCCAGGGCGGCCCCCCGTCCTCCGGCGACACGGCGCTGCCCAATGAAACAGCCAGCGTTGTTTCAGACGGGCTCAGCGGCTACATCCACGATCTCTTCAAGGCCATAAACGCTTCCTGTGACACCGATGCCGTTTCATTGTATATCTTCCATTACTCCGGAAAGCTGGTCAAAACAATGGAGCTTACGGGCAGCACCTTCCTCCGGATCGATTCAGTCAGCTTCGATACCATTGACGTGGACAACGAGGCCGGCCGGGAGCTGCGCGGCGGCGCCTCCATGGTCCTTGAGGAGGGGCGGACGATAATCATACCCCTTGTTTACAATGAAGCGTTCCTGGGGGTCGTGAAGATGACACGGCGGGACGGCCTCCAGGGCAGTCAGATGCGCGATGCCAGGTCGGCCGTGACCGGCGTATTGAAGAACATCCACGATTATATCATGGTCAATGACGTGATGACCGATGCCGGGACCGGTCTTCATAGCAAAATATACTGCAACCTGAAATACAATGAGTGCCTCAAGGCGTGGAGCGGCAAAGGCAAGGATTTCTCCATCCTTTATATCCTGCTCTGTGACGCCTTTGAACGGCTCGGGGACGCGGAGAAGAACGGCATTATCAAGCTGATCGGGCCGGCCGCGGCTGATATCATCGGCAATGACGGATACCTGTGCCGTCATGACAATTATCTCGCCCTCATCATGCCTGATGTCAACGCGCGGAAAGCAAAGGCAGTGGAGAGGCGCCTGAAAAGTTCACTGGATACGTTCCGGATCAAGATTACCGATGATACGGTCGTGAAGATCGATGCCAGGATCGGCCTTGCGTCATCAGATACCGCCAGCCCGGGGGAGGATCCTGCCGCCCTGGCGATGCGGCAGGTGACCGGATCGACAGGCCCATGATCGCGCGCCTTCTCGTTGTTTTTCTGGAACAACAGCTCCTTGTTTTTTGTTACTGCCGATGTAAATCTAAAAGAATTTTTTATTATTTTGTTGACATATAAGTCCTAAATTAAAATATATAATTCAATTAAAAAACGGCAATGCCACAGCCGTTGGTGTTTAATCAAAACCAATTTTTACCTTACTTAAAGATATACAAAAAGGAGAAGCTTGGTGAAACGGACAATACTTCTTATCGGGATCCCCTTTATCGTGTGTTTTTATTCCACCTATATTGTTTCCCAGATTGGATGCAATTATGCAATGGCAAACCATCCTGAGAAATCGGTCTACTTTAACCACAAAACCCACCTTACCAAGTATATGCCGGCGAACGGTATGTCGAAAGATGACTGCGAGACATGCCACGGGTATTATGAGAACGGCAGGTTCAAGGGCCTTCCCACGGTCGCGGAGTGTAAATCGTGCCACGATCCGAAAGGACCGGATAAGAACGCCGGTCCGGAGACCGCTCTGCGGAAACCCATGCTGGATAAATACAAGGATACCGATAAGCCCTGGGGCTCCTACGCCAAGCAGCCTGACCTTGCTTATTTCAGCCATAAGGTCGTCATGACGGCGCAATACGAGGACGGCAGGAAGAAGGCCCGCTGCGGATCGTGCCACGGCGACAAGGCGGACTCTACCAACATGGCCATGATAAAAGGAAAAATGCCGATGGGTCAATGCGAGGATTGCCATACCGCCCTCAACATCAGCAACAAGTGCGCGGTCTGCCACGACTGATATTCCGATACCATGAAACTTGCCAGAGGAGATGAATAATCCATGAAAAAAATAGAAAGAAAAGATTTCATAATGATGGGCGGCGGCGCCGTCGTCGGCGGTCTCACCGGATACGTCTTTTCCGGGGCTCCCTTTCTCGGTCTGCAGTGGCTCGTCGAGTGGACCCAGGACCAGTACGTGCCGGTTCCCGGCAGGGAAGCGTACCTGAAAACGATCTGCGACGCGTGCCGCGAAAAATGCGAGATGTCCATCCGCATGATAGGCGACCGGGCCGTTAAAATTGAATCATCGAACAGCGGTTGTCCCTTCAGCCAGAACGCGCTCCAGCTTCTGTACCATTCGGAAAGGATCGACGCGCCCCTGAAGAGGACGGGGAAGAAAGGGACTGTGAAGCCTTCGGCCTTCGAAAAGGTGACCTGGGAAGAGGCCCTGACGGCGGTCGCGAAGAAAATGAACAGCCTGGTAGCCGCGAAAAAGGGCGGCCTCATAGCCGGCATCAGCAAGAACGAGAATCTCACCGCCGCGCTCCTCAACAGGCTGATCAAATCGGCCGGCAGCGGCAACTCATACTATGAGCCCTCGCTGGCCTCCCTCTCCCAGGCCGCGCTGGGCGGTTTCGTAGACTACGATTTCAGCAATGCTGATTATATACTGAGCTTCGGCGCCCGCCTCTTTGAAGGCTGGGGAACGGCCTGCGTGATGAACAAAGCCCTCGTCGATATGAAACAGAAAGGCGCGAAGCTGGTCCAGGCCGACGCGGTCTGCACCCGGACGGCCTCTCTGGCCGACCAGTGGCTCCCCGTCAAGCCGGGGACCGAGCTGATCCTTGCGATGGGCATAGCCAACTGTCTCAAGAAGAAAGGCCGGGCTGCCGGCGGCGGCGACTGGATGGCCGTCGTCGACGCGTACACCCCGGATAAGGTCGCGGCCCTTACGGGGCTCAAGGCTAAGCAGATCGAGGACGTGGCCAACGCCTTTGCCGCGGCCAGGAGCCCCATCGCGGTCGCCGGACGCGGCGGCGCCGGCGTTTCCTCGTCGGCCGCGGAGCTCATGGCCGTGTACGCCCTGAACGCCATGGTGGGCGCCCGCGGGGCCCAGCTTAAAAAGATCCAGGGCCTTGGCGAGCCGGCCCTTGGAGCCGATGCGGCTGCGATCCTGAAAGACGCTAAAAAGTTTGCCGGCCTTGACGATTTCATCAAGAACGGCAATTTCGAAATGCTCTTCATAAACGAGGCTGATCCCGTGTACAAGAGCGTATACGGCGCGGACCTTGCCACGAAGATGGAGAAGGCCTTTGTCGTGGGAATCATGCCCCTCCTGAACGACACGGCCATGTATGCCGATTATATCTTCCCGTCCCTGAGCTTCCTCGAGTCCGAAAGCGCGGCCGGCGCGGCCCCGGTGAAGGCCTATGAAAAAGCGATCCATGCCGGGGACGCCATCATCAAGCTGGCCCAGAAGGTCGACGGCGCGAAGGCCAACTTCAACTGGAACGGCTATGTTGATCTGGTCAAGACTTACGGCGGCGCGGCAGGCGCCGGCGCCGTGAACTTTAACGCCAAGGTCCTGAAGGACACCCTCGCGGCACTTGAAAAAACGCTCAAGGCGACCGCGGAATTCCCCGTCGCGCTCATCCCGACGGAAGTGACCTTCGTGGGAGACGGCGACGGATTGGCCTTCCCTTACGTGCTCAAGGCCATCGACGACAAAACCTACTCCGAAGGCAAGCTCTGGGTCATGATAAACAGAGAGACGGCCGATAAGCAGGGCGTCAGCGAAGGAGAGCGGATTGACATCGAATCTTCACGTGGCGAGATCGGCAGCGTCAAGGCCCACCTCACCGATATAGTGGCGCCTGATACGATAGCGATTCCCCTGGGGTTCGGCCACAAGGCCTATACCAAGTACGCGAAGAAGAAAGGCGTCAATCCCAAGGAAATCATGGCGAGTGACATCGATCCCCTGACCGGGGCCGCGAACTGGTGGCTCACCAGGGTCAAAATCAGCTAAGAGGTGGATACCAACATGAAAATGAAAAGAAGATGGGGAATGGCTATAGATCTGGACAAGTGCACGGGCTGCGGCACATGCACCATCGCCTGTTCTCAAGAAAACAATTTGCCTCTGTTCGAGGATGATTCCGACCTGGTGAAGCGCGTTCAGTTCATGGACCTGATGAAGGTCACCAACGACCGCGATGCCAAGTACCCCAATGTCGAGGTCTGCTATATACCGAAGATGTGCCAGCACTGCGACGGGAACGATCCGAAAAACCCGAAGCCGCCCTGCGTGTCGGTATGCCCGGTCGTGGCAACCGACGTCGGAGATGACGGCGTTGTCAGCCAGGTCTGGTCGCGCTGCATCGGATGCCGGTACTGCCAGGCCTCATGTCCCTACGAGGCCCGGGCCTTCAACTGGTGGAAACCGAGACACGAGGGCTCCTTCAAGAATTCATTGAATACCGACGTATCAGTGCCGTCGCGCGGAACCGTCATCAAGTGCCAGTTCTGCAGCCATATCTGGAAGCGCGAGCGCGACAAGGCTGCGGCCAAGGGCGAGCTTGACATCAACGCCGTCACCTACACGCCGGCCTGCGTCGCCTCCTGCCCGACCAAGGCTATGGTCTTCGGCGACCTGGATGATCCGAACTCGGAAATCAGCCAGCTTCTTGAAAAGGAAAAGAAGCGGAAGTTCCGCCTTGTCCACACAATTGACGACAAGGACGAGAAGACGAAAGAAAAGATGATGCATATCAAGAATTTCCCCAATCCGAAGGTCTACTACCTCACCAGCAAGGCCTGGATCAAGGAAATGATGAAATTCAAATAGACTCCGATATTCAGGTAAAGGAGAAAAACAGTGGGTAAACTTATAGGTTATATCAAGCAATACATAGAATTCGTCAAGAAGGAATGGAACAGCTATTCGAAGAACGTGAAGATAGCCCTCTACATCATGCTGTTTTTCACGGCCGGTTTTGCCATCTTCGGCGTGCAGATCCTTTTCTGGGGATTGGGCTACACCGACATGAGCAACATGTATCCCTTCGGCCAATGGATCATCGGTGACCTGGGACTGGTCGGTCTGGGCGGCGGCGCCTTCACCAGCGGTTTCATACTCTATATTTTAAGGAATGACAAGCTGGAGCCGATGATCAACTCCTCGGTCCTCATCGGTTTTCTCTGCTACCTGTTCACGCTGGTCTTCCTGGTGTTTGACATTGGCCAGCCTCTCCGGGCATGGTTCGGATACGCCTACCCCAACTGGGGACCCGGCCTGATGCCTATCTCGATGCTGACTGAAGTTGTCTGGTGCCTCACCTTTTACTTCATGATCCTCTGCGTTGAGCTGATCCCGGTGGTCCTGAAGCACAAGGTCCTCGACGCGATACCGGCCCTTCACTATATCGGCCACTATCTCCACCGCCTGATGTGGATCTTTGCCGCGGCCGGAACCTTCCTGTCATGCTTTCACCAGGGGTCCCTGGGCGGCGGGATGTGGGATATCATGTATGGTAAGGCATCGTGGTTCCGGGCCCACCATATTTACTTCTTTGTCGTAATAATCGGCGCAACTGCGGGCGGCACCGCGTTCATGACGCTCTGCGCTTATATAGCCGGAAAGGTAATGAAGAAGGAAGTTCTTCCCAAGGAAACCTTCTATTCGATAGCCAAGGTCTCCGGCACAATGATGGTATTCTACCTGATCGCCCGGGTGGTCGATGTCAGCCTCATGGCCGCCAAGTGGACCCCGCTCTTCGACCGGAGTTTTTCCAGCCTGCTGGGCGGATACTACGGCTGGTGGATACTTGTCCTGGAGTTCCTGCTGATCGCAACCGCTATCGCGATGCTTCTGGTAAAGAAGAACCGCGAGCAGGAAAAGACATTCCTTATCGGCATAGCCAGCGGGGCCGGCGCCTTGTTCATGAACAAGCTGTTCGTCGTGCTGAACGGCTCTTCTGTTC
The sequence above is drawn from the Spirochaetota bacterium genome and encodes:
- the nrfD gene encoding polysulfide reductase NrfD yields the protein MGKLIGYIKQYIEFVKKEWNSYSKNVKIALYIMLFFTAGFAIFGVQILFWGLGYTDMSNMYPFGQWIIGDLGLVGLGGGAFTSGFILYILRNDKLEPMINSSVLIGFLCYLFTLVFLVFDIGQPLRAWFGYAYPNWGPGLMPISMLTEVVWCLTFYFMILCVELIPVVLKHKVLDAIPALHYIGHYLHRLMWIFAAAGTFLSCFHQGSLGGGMWDIMYGKASWFRAHHIYFFVVIIGATAGGTAFMTLCAYIAGKVMKKEVLPKETFYSIAKVSGTMMVFYLIARVVDVSLMAAKWTPLFDRSFSSLLGGYYGWWILVLEFLLIATAIAMLLVKKNREQEKTFLIGIASGAGALFMNKLFVVLNGSSVPNFPWKGFIGYNPTIQEWFVMLGGISVMILIYMWFAKYTPLFPHAAHQDHAGGEGHAAE
- a CDS encoding SH3 domain-containing protein is translated as MRSMLSSIYLVLIIMLMLPAACSKSGSSSQEVEVPKLGKGCLSGQCVKGQFETVYQRFALITGNVVNLRNRPVVTSKVICQLPVSRKVTVLHIKPGEETIGGMKGKWAFVQDTTNIVVQGWVFDHFLAFPANFTGPERWKFREIRTVLGGRLIVYKCSPDGKFNVTQNEMMFKKDGKNLAEKASGEILQYKNIIWMKNSKPDDYPVFFLLMDDGKLSFPDQYKDKRGTILAR
- a CDS encoding molybdopterin-dependent oxidoreductase yields the protein MKKIERKDFIMMGGGAVVGGLTGYVFSGAPFLGLQWLVEWTQDQYVPVPGREAYLKTICDACREKCEMSIRMIGDRAVKIESSNSGCPFSQNALQLLYHSERIDAPLKRTGKKGTVKPSAFEKVTWEEALTAVAKKMNSLVAAKKGGLIAGISKNENLTAALLNRLIKSAGSGNSYYEPSLASLSQAALGGFVDYDFSNADYILSFGARLFEGWGTACVMNKALVDMKQKGAKLVQADAVCTRTASLADQWLPVKPGTELILAMGIANCLKKKGRAAGGGDWMAVVDAYTPDKVAALTGLKAKQIEDVANAFAAARSPIAVAGRGGAGVSSSAAELMAVYALNAMVGARGAQLKKIQGLGEPALGADAAAILKDAKKFAGLDDFIKNGNFEMLFINEADPVYKSVYGADLATKMEKAFVVGIMPLLNDTAMYADYIFPSLSFLESESAAGAAPVKAYEKAIHAGDAIIKLAQKVDGAKANFNWNGYVDLVKTYGGAAGAGAVNFNAKVLKDTLAALEKTLKATAEFPVALIPTEVTFVGDGDGLAFPYVLKAIDDKTYSEGKLWVMINRETADKQGVSEGERIDIESSRGEIGSVKAHLTDIVAPDTIAIPLGFGHKAYTKYAKKKGVNPKEIMASDIDPLTGAANWWLTRVKIS
- a CDS encoding 4Fe-4S dicluster domain-containing protein; the protein is MAIDLDKCTGCGTCTIACSQENNLPLFEDDSDLVKRVQFMDLMKVTNDRDAKYPNVEVCYIPKMCQHCDGNDPKNPKPPCVSVCPVVATDVGDDGVVSQVWSRCIGCRYCQASCPYEARAFNWWKPRHEGSFKNSLNTDVSVPSRGTVIKCQFCSHIWKRERDKAAAKGELDINAVTYTPACVASCPTKAMVFGDLDDPNSEISQLLEKEKKRKFRLVHTIDDKDEKTKEKMMHIKNFPNPKVYYLTSKAWIKEMMKFK
- a CDS encoding diguanylate cyclase; the protein is MSLRIKVIAAGAVFLVIGLFLYFTLRFTNVENERLGSLVRTTNSIVGEYRDLEKRLAAENRVPAPGDLSGFLESAHRKYRQVALMAVTDRTLSVRLSSKNDRYIHTVDLFEAILKDFTQDKFNITKDNPYVVRYYDEKTARGVEQLRFYVFLTRIGGYRLLVVYPHAVGGTVITRSVLEVSLLVLLIVIITAAAYIMASKKPTQQGSDEGRIIDLSLQGGPPSSGDTALPNETASVVSDGLSGYIHDLFKAINASCDTDAVSLYIFHYSGKLVKTMELTGSTFLRIDSVSFDTIDVDNEAGRELRGGASMVLEEGRTIIIPLVYNEAFLGVVKMTRRDGLQGSQMRDARSAVTGVLKNIHDYIMVNDVMTDAGTGLHSKIYCNLKYNECLKAWSGKGKDFSILYILLCDAFERLGDAEKNGIIKLIGPAAADIIGNDGYLCRHDNYLALIMPDVNARKAKAVERRLKSSLDTFRIKITDDTVVKIDARIGLASSDTASPGEDPAALAMRQVTGSTGP